Proteins found in one Pontibacillus yanchengensis genomic segment:
- a CDS encoding Ig-like domain-containing protein encodes MKKAFYTLSMMITILIAVTFMGSEHSEAEELTDIVDENKEWTITFNTFLDPATVNNNTVYVTKNGEIVGDTEVEYKENAATSQVILRNNNSYAEGEYTLHVSNDIKGVNGVSLKERVSMVFKVKEDNKSDYKNMSLSQLKEEKGEYEIVTRRDFHGEHGIVRQSLMGEWYKEFIESGRVDEAPEPTFEYLTGDFIEDYWFTRNYQGNYPKYEVISFEGKAYKDSVLYKPETFNNFELDWGVNQTQIKEWLPTHPEKEDGFFIDVALYSTEFPTYKQKDIHISSLASAAYKVDGTLMMDINGLFENTLVDTQLVDGNLKITHKGKSIQLSTGTTAVNGVEQQLSVEPQLKDIEVGKETKQVLYAPIEDVVCLLGLDSRHSKTFGHYQIANYDLEEIDTTVNEGKKQHILGWD; translated from the coding sequence ATGAAAAAAGCATTTTATACCTTAAGTATGATGATTACAATTCTTATTGCTGTAACGTTTATGGGTAGTGAGCATAGTGAAGCGGAAGAGCTGACGGATATCGTTGACGAAAATAAGGAGTGGACGATAACCTTCAATACATTCTTAGATCCAGCTACCGTTAATAACAACACCGTTTATGTAACGAAAAATGGAGAAATTGTAGGGGATACAGAAGTAGAATACAAGGAAAACGCAGCTACTAGTCAGGTTATCCTAAGAAATAATAATAGTTATGCTGAAGGAGAATACACCTTACATGTTTCTAACGATATTAAGGGAGTAAATGGTGTTTCTTTAAAGGAACGTGTGAGTATGGTATTTAAAGTAAAAGAAGACAACAAAAGTGACTATAAAAATATGTCGTTATCACAGTTAAAAGAAGAGAAAGGTGAGTATGAAATAGTTACTCGAAGAGACTTTCATGGAGAGCATGGTATTGTCAGACAATCTCTAATGGGAGAATGGTATAAAGAATTTATTGAATCAGGAAGAGTAGATGAAGCCCCAGAGCCAACCTTTGAATATCTAACAGGAGATTTTATAGAAGATTATTGGTTTACTAGAAACTATCAAGGAAACTATCCAAAGTATGAGGTTATATCATTTGAGGGGAAAGCTTACAAAGATTCTGTACTTTATAAGCCAGAAACATTCAATAATTTTGAATTGGATTGGGGAGTGAACCAAACGCAAATAAAAGAATGGCTTCCGACTCACCCAGAAAAAGAAGATGGCTTCTTTATAGATGTAGCTTTGTATAGTACGGAGTTCCCTACGTATAAACAAAAGGATATTCATATATCATCATTAGCAAGCGCTGCTTATAAGGTGGATGGAACATTAATGATGGACATTAATGGTCTTTTTGAAAATACATTAGTAGATACTCAATTAGTAGATGGAAATTTAAAGATAACGCACAAAGGAAAATCCATTCAATTATCTACTGGAACTACTGCAGTTAATGGAGTAGAACAGCAACTATCAGTAGAGCCACAATTAAAAGATATAGAAGTTGGAAAGGAAACAAAGCAAGTTCTGTATGCACCGATTGAAGATGTTGTTTGCTTGTTAGGTCTAGATTCCCGTCATTCAAAAACGTTTGGACACTATCAAATAGCAAATTATGATTTAGAAGAGATAGATACTACAGTTAATGAAGGGAAGAAACAGCATATCTTAGGATGGGATTGA
- a CDS encoding ATPase, T2SS/T4P/T4SS family, translated as MTNSVIEKEHYVSPDQRRALDIKNQLNSQTTINDDEFSSTSAVYDAFYSLCDQAKDYVYEVYDEKVQQNKEGNSQENYVGIYHNAMRGVPEHVNMIKKTIENYISNSGKKDIVHPPYYLNLVEAVFEEEFGWGPLAFFKYEKESEGAQAIGKDIKIKRNWGWELQSFGFRSEERVFKVADRFANMYPDTQLNAYSKPEVETRTFDNYRISIMIPYRMHREPKITIRRKKVQDYKFEVQANYGTIPSESIPLFQNLSHLLCNGILAGPPGCGKSTMLQTIMGEFLYTNRQGKLTPEPLNTMYSEVVAEFDPRSQFPNTFCDHIIGEGEEFEKDIPKAMLRHDIHRVVCGEIREHEAGLYRRSSIQGIKQVLGTLHDLDPMDIPEILSSLYMQYFSHDFNPDLVYKAFAKNVHYSISMDEFYQESDDEDDELVKKVESIQIYDFDNATFKLNMHRIMLYDDLTDTWTFNADLPKRFQRIARKYNKRYFMEFKRVLEELAEKYPMEEEERVISGNYFAKRGS; from the coding sequence ATGACAAATTCAGTAATAGAAAAAGAGCATTATGTATCTCCTGACCAACGTCGAGCACTTGATATCAAGAATCAATTAAACAGCCAAACGACAATCAATGATGATGAATTCTCGTCTACTTCTGCTGTATATGATGCTTTTTATAGCTTGTGTGACCAAGCTAAAGACTATGTTTATGAGGTTTACGATGAAAAGGTACAGCAAAACAAAGAAGGTAATAGCCAAGAGAATTACGTGGGAATCTATCATAATGCTATGAGAGGCGTTCCAGAGCATGTGAACATGATTAAAAAGACTATTGAAAACTATATTTCCAATAGCGGTAAAAAAGATATTGTTCACCCACCTTACTATCTGAACTTAGTAGAAGCGGTTTTTGAAGAAGAGTTTGGTTGGGGACCCTTAGCTTTCTTTAAGTACGAAAAAGAAAGTGAAGGTGCTCAAGCTATAGGGAAAGATATCAAAATTAAACGTAATTGGGGTTGGGAGCTTCAATCCTTTGGTTTTCGTTCAGAGGAACGTGTCTTCAAAGTAGCAGACCGCTTCGCCAACATGTATCCAGATACACAATTAAATGCTTATTCAAAACCGGAAGTTGAAACAAGAACATTCGATAATTATCGTATCTCTATCATGATCCCTTATAGAATGCATCGTGAACCTAAGATTACAATTCGACGGAAGAAAGTACAAGATTACAAGTTTGAGGTTCAGGCAAATTACGGAACCATTCCAAGCGAATCTATCCCATTGTTTCAAAACCTAAGCCACCTACTGTGTAATGGTATTTTGGCAGGCCCTCCTGGATGTGGAAAGTCAACCATGCTTCAAACCATCATGGGGGAGTTCTTATATACAAATCGGCAAGGCAAGCTAACTCCAGAGCCACTAAATACAATGTATTCAGAGGTTGTGGCAGAGTTTGATCCTCGCTCACAATTTCCAAACACGTTCTGTGATCACATTATCGGAGAAGGTGAGGAATTTGAGAAGGATATTCCAAAGGCAATGTTAAGACATGATATTCACCGAGTTGTTTGTGGTGAAATCCGCGAGCATGAAGCAGGTCTTTATCGTCGCTCAAGTATTCAAGGTATCAAACAGGTATTAGGTACATTACATGACTTAGACCCGATGGATATACCTGAAATTCTCTCTAGTCTTTATATGCAGTATTTCAGTCATGATTTTAATCCGGATTTAGTCTACAAAGCTTTTGCCAAAAACGTTCATTACTCTATCTCGATGGATGAATTCTATCAAGAAAGTGATGATGAAGACGATGAGCTAGTCAAAAAAGTAGAATCCATCCAGATATATGACTTCGATAATGCAACATTCAAGTTAAATATGCACCGAATCATGTTATACGACGACTTAACAGATACGTGGACATTCAACGCAGACCTACCGAAGCGGTTTCAGCGTATAGCAAGGAAATATAATAAAAGGTATTTCATGGAGTTTAAGAGAGTGCTAGAAGAACTGGCAGAGAAATATCCAATGGAAGAGGAAGAACGAGTAATCTCAGGTAACTACTTTGCGAAAAGGGGGAGTTAG
- a CDS encoding AAA family ATPase, whose translation MRVGVHSSRANITQTLESIPSIQAVQEFSSIDELKKDKKVKAILLDQNGFNTQDLLSFREVFPNHHFIILMKEKDEFFEKSCIAHDIKPVFNDIRDDELKNIIQTSWFKEKENTDNDHVIAIRGTHRQCGTTQTSLSLARSFAAYNRRVAVVGLNPYNPGYVRGLDNKYSLDYIYDHLESDVIRDAETLMKYMDESHGVHYLPGNSDLYKAPSFKETPIKRMIQYLKREFDIVILDVGSFYDSFLAMTALKEAGTHILIATQEVISLNEYQRWNEQIIDKFDLELPSSYLVVNKYATNAIITPKHISETLDIPMISHIPFFPEAADAEYEDGVLYDTIFKPYNRAIDGIAKALNQELVSEGKKANKNWFSSIKEKMFS comes from the coding sequence ATGAGAGTAGGTGTACATTCTAGTAGAGCGAATATCACTCAAACGCTCGAGTCCATACCATCTATTCAAGCTGTACAGGAGTTTAGCTCAATAGATGAACTGAAAAAAGATAAAAAGGTGAAAGCTATTCTTTTGGACCAAAATGGATTCAACACTCAAGATCTATTATCGTTTCGTGAAGTTTTTCCTAATCACCACTTTATTATATTGATGAAAGAGAAAGATGAGTTCTTCGAAAAGTCATGCATAGCTCATGACATAAAACCTGTATTTAATGATATAAGAGACGATGAGTTGAAAAATATAATTCAGACAAGTTGGTTCAAAGAAAAAGAGAATACGGATAATGACCACGTTATTGCTATTCGTGGGACACACCGCCAATGTGGTACTACACAAACGTCCTTATCCTTAGCAAGATCTTTTGCCGCATATAACCGACGTGTAGCTGTTGTAGGTTTAAACCCCTATAACCCAGGCTATGTTCGAGGTTTGGATAACAAGTATTCTCTTGATTATATATACGACCATTTAGAAAGTGACGTTATACGTGATGCTGAGACACTTATGAAGTATATGGATGAGTCACATGGAGTTCATTATTTGCCAGGAAACTCAGACCTATACAAAGCGCCAAGCTTCAAGGAAACACCTATTAAACGAATGATTCAATATCTGAAAAGAGAATTCGATATAGTGATTTTGGATGTAGGAAGCTTCTATGATTCTTTCCTAGCAATGACAGCGTTGAAAGAAGCTGGTACACATATCTTAATTGCCACGCAAGAAGTTATCTCTCTAAACGAATATCAACGTTGGAACGAACAAATCATAGATAAATTTGATTTAGAGTTGCCTTCTTCGTATTTAGTGGTCAACAAGTATGCTACCAATGCCATCATTACTCCTAAGCATATTTCAGAGACATTGGATATTCCTATGATTAGTCATATACCTTTCTTCCCTGAAGCAGCCGACGCTGAATATGAGGATGGGGTTTTGTACGATACGATATTCAAACCTTATAACAGGGCGATTGATGGAATTGCTAAAGCATTGAATCAAGAACTAGTAAGTGAAGGGAAAAAAGCAAATAAGAATTGGTTTTCTTCCATTAAGGAGAAGATGTTCTCATGA
- a CDS encoding SAF domain-containing protein, whose protein sequence is MTRKFNKNHFIALVCFSLFIGAVIVQEMNVFGDLDSVDVVVAKHQLDKDTLIEEEDLVIKSVPREMYHENMIKKKEEIVGNRTIQTLDTSSFISPKYLYNGQLLPTDAHDIFPIPNKWLLELQGTLRRYDEVNIKAVHNKNVAQNKQAIDGEEDLLSEDELREQVDQNNANNEENVNEGKYIFTKVPVAYVKNTQNGEVTGANFTDDRLNGTSAPAEIELSLTPDQFDKLSQLNQAGYEFILSR, encoded by the coding sequence ATGACCAGAAAATTCAACAAAAATCATTTCATTGCTTTGGTCTGTTTCTCATTATTTATCGGGGCCGTCATAGTTCAAGAAATGAATGTTTTTGGTGATTTGGATTCCGTAGATGTCGTAGTAGCTAAACATCAACTAGACAAGGACACACTAATCGAAGAAGAGGACTTGGTTATCAAATCAGTTCCGCGAGAAATGTATCATGAAAATATGATCAAGAAAAAAGAAGAGATAGTAGGAAATCGAACGATCCAAACGTTGGATACCAGTTCATTCATTTCACCAAAGTATTTATATAACGGTCAATTATTGCCAACAGATGCACATGATATCTTTCCAATACCTAACAAATGGCTACTTGAGCTACAAGGAACACTTAGACGTTATGACGAGGTCAACATCAAGGCTGTTCATAATAAAAATGTAGCTCAGAATAAACAAGCTATTGATGGAGAGGAAGATTTACTATCTGAGGATGAATTAAGAGAACAAGTTGACCAAAACAATGCGAACAATGAGGAAAACGTAAATGAAGGTAAGTATATATTTACAAAGGTACCTGTTGCGTATGTAAAGAACACGCAAAACGGGGAAGTAACAGGTGCTAATTTTACTGATGATCGCTTAAACGGAACTTCTGCACCAGCTGAGATTGAGCTTTCCTTAACGCCAGACCAATTTGATAAATTGAGTCAACTCAATCAGGCAGGGTATGAGTTTATCTTAAGTCGATAG
- a CDS encoding S1 RNA-binding domain-containing protein, which yields MNNVLLEMLRESAARKWVQYGEVETIRDVTVGNQKEKLIIINYQGEFVYCKEEDFEERKLGSYQGFMQTRVPFTVKDITEDENGSVITVSRIEGLKKVAEQFIQSVREGDVVKGTVTGVDDNGLVFLEVNGYPCIIPPGQWSIERPPNLKETTPIGTVVEAKVLTVDALENKQKTSVSHRVRLSRRDLQINELEERWKNIDAYYKPNDNVSVKITGQAVGHNSYFCELPNGISIIGNLTSPLRDKYNDYLPPGVKATGVIKFLDKDNRRGKMIIRKVEANHANILQNQTFGAL from the coding sequence ATGAACAATGTACTGTTGGAGATGTTGAGAGAATCCGCAGCTAGAAAGTGGGTTCAATACGGTGAAGTCGAAACAATTCGAGATGTAACCGTTGGAAATCAAAAAGAGAAATTGATCATTATCAACTATCAAGGTGAATTTGTTTATTGTAAGGAAGAGGATTTTGAAGAGCGTAAGCTAGGGAGCTATCAAGGGTTTATGCAAACAAGGGTCCCATTTACTGTTAAAGACATTACTGAGGATGAAAATGGAAGCGTGATAACAGTAAGCCGTATTGAAGGTTTGAAAAAGGTTGCAGAGCAATTTATTCAAAGCGTTCGTGAAGGCGATGTGGTGAAAGGGACTGTAACTGGTGTAGATGACAATGGCTTAGTTTTCCTAGAAGTGAATGGCTATCCTTGTATTATCCCTCCAGGACAGTGGAGCATTGAGCGACCTCCTAATCTCAAAGAGACTACTCCTATTGGTACGGTGGTTGAAGCAAAAGTTCTTACAGTAGATGCACTAGAGAACAAACAGAAAACATCCGTATCTCATAGAGTACGCTTAAGTCGTAGAGATTTACAAATCAATGAGTTGGAAGAGCGTTGGAAGAATATAGACGCTTACTACAAACCAAATGACAATGTTTCCGTAAAAATTACAGGGCAAGCTGTTGGACATAATTCTTACTTTTGCGAATTACCGAATGGAATTTCAATTATTGGTAACTTAACAAGTCCGCTTCGTGATAAATACAATGACTACCTTCCGCCAGGGGTAAAAGCAACGGGCGTTATCAAATTCCTCGATAAGGACAATCGCCGAGGAAAGATGATTATACGTAAGGTGGAAGCAAATCATGCTAACATCTTGCAAAATCAGACGTTCGGTGCACTCTAA
- a CDS encoding type IV secretory system conjugative DNA transfer family protein: MSSLKSWLNEQRKLPYIITLLGHLFIGWLFVAFIGQFLALFMKGITWSKPEAVEHTPLLGRVLSYTMYIPPNNISWFHLLLMFLLVVSTWTISTRVKEFNKSVPRRALSFLLSWGALVFYIAMYFSVLIYHAGFEDLLSLHDNSKYSDVLNKGSLELIGYVLMLIPQFIAISLFLFLYGKYKEDENLQEWFRTFKFERGWLGRFGDDSINKMPDIQVARKEENNAPVIFTGDTRQLGTLLIGPPGSGKTSMKIIKAFRQDLLHLQRTINQFPAILDKYEPGTRDFKKELGQYLIGSIIIEPAKDLCDSAYKIANDHGIPKEFITYLNPADPETPGINPLIGPTTQIGEMIADVLDSISRTENEFFRQASKTAVKNYVSILKYARGNECDLLDLDRMYQDPRFVMDLVEEVEKTIPSDEELQLATKDEKIHWKLVKSKIRWFRNDALKVEKDRDGKVQLYEKGHEHANKPRIEDLQKEFTRTTRNLLSYLVGNEYLARIFTVERGVNLDTLMSKGGILLCNTDLGKVGATSSAAFGKLVLLCVQNAVFRRDGGSEHEKKPEDLRPLVSLYCDEFYDFMNEDFLQLASQGRKYKIAPLVACQTLTQFGVKFGKDFTQSMLGTIRNLIVYGGVSDYDGELLSRYLGTKVVEDMQHRESTTPATMQSPNYSVMEQTTKEEKEIATADDIMFQEFRYTYIRMVEDKSTKRGFRAIGDFLDFDESEKWAKDLEQDSLEIFMNYWRSEEQIETIEVNDYEVEEEDSSEAESEPVEVSNETSQSSNRFRHKRVSTLERRTRAVEDDPEVAASTEQVEEPSIGTIDKQDETSQSTSRFGRIYAEVAQETIDDKQESASEIPSPQEHHSKDGEFEHSTTSTKEPKESGETVESSSHKQHEESDSPKGKGQSFSALFMNNEQETKHASKNNDVESEQESKSTKSFMNHFTEPTNEVVEDEEIGEVEQYSSSAELNDVDGVVENQAYNDLEDVEVSDDARTMLERIRQKRGK, encoded by the coding sequence ATGAGCAGTTTAAAAAGTTGGTTGAACGAACAGCGTAAGCTGCCATATATCATTACCTTACTTGGCCATCTTTTTATAGGTTGGCTGTTTGTTGCTTTTATTGGTCAATTTTTAGCATTGTTCATGAAGGGGATTACTTGGTCAAAACCTGAAGCGGTTGAACATACACCGCTCCTTGGGCGTGTATTATCCTACACTATGTATATTCCCCCTAATAATATCTCTTGGTTCCATCTTCTTTTAATGTTCTTGCTTGTGGTTAGTACATGGACCATCTCGACAAGGGTGAAAGAATTCAACAAATCCGTACCTCGCCGAGCGTTAAGTTTTCTGCTAAGTTGGGGTGCTTTAGTGTTCTACATTGCGATGTACTTCTCAGTTTTGATTTACCATGCTGGGTTTGAGGATCTTCTTTCCCTTCATGACAACTCAAAATACAGCGATGTTCTGAACAAGGGTTCGTTAGAGTTGATTGGTTATGTACTTATGTTGATTCCCCAATTCATTGCAATATCCTTATTTCTATTCTTGTACGGAAAATATAAAGAAGATGAAAACCTACAAGAATGGTTTCGTACCTTTAAATTTGAGCGGGGTTGGTTAGGACGTTTTGGCGATGATTCCATTAATAAAATGCCTGACATTCAGGTTGCTAGGAAAGAAGAAAACAATGCCCCTGTCATTTTCACAGGTGATACTCGTCAATTAGGGACCTTGTTGATTGGTCCTCCTGGTTCGGGTAAAACATCAATGAAAATCATCAAAGCGTTTCGACAAGACCTTCTGCATTTACAACGAACCATCAATCAGTTTCCAGCTATTCTAGATAAGTATGAGCCTGGTACTAGAGATTTTAAGAAGGAGTTGGGGCAGTATCTTATTGGTTCTATAATTATAGAACCTGCTAAAGACTTGTGTGACTCCGCTTACAAGATAGCCAATGATCATGGGATTCCAAAGGAGTTCATTACCTACTTAAATCCAGCTGACCCTGAGACACCAGGTATTAATCCGCTCATTGGTCCGACAACGCAGATAGGGGAAATGATAGCGGATGTTCTTGACTCCATTTCACGTACTGAAAATGAGTTCTTTCGTCAAGCATCCAAGACAGCGGTAAAAAACTATGTTTCCATTTTGAAATATGCGAGAGGTAATGAGTGTGACTTATTAGACCTTGACCGTATGTATCAGGACCCTCGTTTTGTGATGGATTTAGTAGAAGAAGTAGAGAAGACCATTCCGTCTGATGAGGAATTACAACTAGCAACAAAAGATGAAAAGATTCACTGGAAGTTAGTCAAAAGTAAGATAAGATGGTTCCGAAATGATGCGTTAAAAGTTGAAAAAGACCGGGATGGAAAGGTTCAGTTATATGAAAAAGGGCATGAACATGCAAATAAGCCTAGAATAGAGGATTTACAGAAGGAGTTTACTAGAACCACTCGAAACTTACTCTCCTATCTGGTGGGTAACGAATACCTTGCACGTATCTTTACCGTAGAACGTGGGGTGAATCTAGATACGCTAATGAGTAAGGGTGGTATCTTACTTTGCAATACGGATTTAGGTAAAGTAGGAGCGACATCTAGTGCTGCCTTTGGAAAGCTGGTTCTTCTATGTGTGCAGAATGCTGTTTTTCGTCGTGATGGAGGAAGCGAGCATGAGAAAAAACCAGAGGATTTACGACCACTCGTATCCTTATATTGCGATGAATTCTATGATTTCATGAACGAGGACTTCCTGCAGTTAGCGTCACAAGGGCGTAAGTACAAAATAGCACCTCTAGTTGCATGCCAAACCCTCACGCAATTTGGTGTTAAGTTCGGTAAGGATTTCACACAGTCCATGCTTGGTACCATTCGTAACCTAATCGTTTATGGTGGTGTGTCTGATTATGATGGAGAATTGCTATCACGTTACTTAGGTACAAAGGTTGTAGAAGATATGCAACACCGAGAATCGACTACTCCTGCTACAATGCAGTCTCCTAATTACTCCGTGATGGAGCAGACAACCAAAGAGGAGAAGGAAATTGCAACAGCTGATGATATTATGTTCCAAGAGTTTCGATATACGTATATTCGTATGGTAGAGGATAAATCAACGAAGCGTGGGTTTAGAGCAATTGGTGATTTTCTAGATTTTGATGAATCGGAGAAGTGGGCCAAGGATCTGGAACAAGATTCTCTTGAAATATTCATGAACTATTGGAGAAGCGAAGAACAGATTGAAACGATTGAGGTTAATGATTATGAGGTTGAAGAAGAGGATAGTTCAGAAGCGGAGAGTGAGCCTGTTGAGGTATCCAACGAAACGTCACAAAGCTCAAACCGTTTCCGTCATAAACGAGTAAGCACACTTGAACGAAGAACAAGAGCAGTTGAGGATGATCCAGAAGTGGCTGCTTCTACGGAACAAGTAGAAGAACCATCCATAGGTACTATAGATAAGCAAGATGAAACGAGCCAATCTACATCTCGTTTTGGTCGAATCTATGCGGAAGTTGCACAGGAAACGATAGACGATAAACAAGAATCCGCTTCTGAGATACCATCTCCACAAGAACACCATTCTAAGGATGGAGAGTTTGAACATTCTACTACTTCTACAAAGGAGCCAAAGGAGAGTGGAGAAACAGTTGAGTCTTCAAGCCATAAACAGCATGAGGAATCAGATTCACCTAAAGGAAAGGGGCAATCCTTCTCCGCTTTATTTATGAATAATGAACAAGAGACAAAGCATGCCTCTAAAAATAACGATGTAGAATCTGAACAAGAATCTAAATCTACCAAATCCTTCATGAACCATTTTACAGAACCAACTAATGAGGTTGTTGAAGATGAAGAGATAGGGGAAGTTGAGCAATATAGCTCTTCTGCTGAACTAAATGATGTGGATGGTGTGGTAGAAAACCAAGCGTATAATGATCTTGAAGATGTAGAGGTATCAGATGATGCAAGGACTATGTTAGAAAGAATACGTCAAAAAAGAGGAAAGTAG